One Solanum lycopersicum chromosome 2, SLM_r2.1 genomic region harbors:
- the LOC101263785 gene encoding uncharacterized protein isoform X2: MGCAVSVYQVGKKKKHKGIIPEVSIFVPSMRVPAQCDLHRTLKGVIPKDLADRLTSIRNQILLIAQDTDVSAIDELQKALDEYLSLLVGLTRKEFGNQELTGFKWKNLEDGQEETSVANSWFELLSVLHMMAMLTLVEANMKLAPRDIAMTERAVSGDCMRDTVDLLLKASGYLDFCVQNVLVHIPPDIKNKLPKHLHQGILEATSNQALAQGTEIQLGLALESQNATLSVKRRLACEAVSYYAQTLCCLSGDNNFHRTAKKHLLFIKWKYLEAKAAAYYYHGIIIDKGTEPSCHVSAVCCFLAAEELLAESKKASLSFCLAEPITRTPPAWGVMKHLNKKVPETAAKKSQMYGYLLDQEKDLRVLPDLPEFQLSLKPDDYTLPEADSTWDSEKWDISLKEHLKDCEETD, encoded by the exons ATGGGGTGCGCGGTTTCTGTCTACCAGGtcggaaaaaagaagaagcacaAGGGCATCATCCCTGAGGTCAGCATATTTGTCCCCTCAATGCGTGTTCCTGCTCAATGTGATCTACACAGGACACTAAAGGGTGTCATTCCTAAGGATCTTGCTGATAGATTAACTTCTATAAGGAACCAGATTCTGCTCATCGCACAAGATACAG ATGTGTCTGCTATTGATGAATTACAAAAAGCGCTCGACGAGTATTTGTCTCTTCTTGTTGGCCTTACTAGAAAAG AATTCGGGAATCAAGAATTGACTGGATTCAAGTGGAAAAACTTGGAAGATGGGCAAGAG GAAACCTCTGTAGCAAACTCCTGGTTTGAATTACTGTCTGTCCTTCACATGATGGCTATGTTAACATTAGTAGAGGCAAATATGAAGTTGGCACCAAGAGACATTGCTATGACTGAACGGGCTGTGTCAGGAG ATTGCATGAGGGATACTGTTGATTTGCTGCTGAAAGCATCAGGTTATTTGGATTTCTGTGTCCAAAATGTTCTTGTCCACATACCACCTGATATCAA GAACAAGTTGCCTAAACATCTGCATCAGGGTATTCTCGAAGCTACCTCAAATCAAGCACTAGCACAG GGAACTGAAATTCAATTAGGTTTGGCTCTTGAAAGTCAAAATGCTACTTTATCAGTGAAGAGGAGGCTGGCATGTGAAGCAGTAAGCTACTACGCACAG aCACTTTGCTGCTTGTCTGGAGACAATAATTTCCACAGAACAGCGAAAAAGCATCTGTTGTTCATCAAATGGAAATATCTTGAAGCAAAG GCTGCAGCTTACTACTACCACGGTATAATCATTGACAAGGGAACAGAACCATCCTGCCACGTTAGTGCAGTATGCTGTTTCCTCGCAGCAGAAGAACTACTTGCTGAGAGCAAAAAAGCCTCCTTAAGTTTCTGCCTTGCAGAACCTATCACCAG AACTCCTCCAGCATGGGGTGTTATGaaacatttaaacaaaaaagTGCCGGAAACTGCTGCCAAGAAGTCCCAAATGTATGGCTACCTTTTGGACCAAGAAAA AGATCTTCGAGTACTACCCGATCTTCCAGAATTCCAGTTGTCACTCAAACCTGACGACTACACATTGCCAGAAGCAGATTCAACATGGGATAGTGAAAAATGGGATATAAGCCTCAAAGAACATCTAAAAGATTGTGAAGAAACTGACTAG
- the LOC101263785 gene encoding uncharacterized protein isoform X1 encodes MGCAVSVYQVGKKKKHKGIIPEVSIFVPSMRVPAQCDLHRTLKGVIPKDLADRLTSIRNQILLIAQDTDVSAIDELQKALDEYLSLLVGLTRKEFGNQELTGFKWKNLEDGQEQETSVANSWFELLSVLHMMAMLTLVEANMKLAPRDIAMTERAVSGDCMRDTVDLLLKASGYLDFCVQNVLVHIPPDIKNKLPKHLHQGILEATSNQALAQGTEIQLGLALESQNATLSVKRRLACEAVSYYAQTLCCLSGDNNFHRTAKKHLLFIKWKYLEAKAAAYYYHGIIIDKGTEPSCHVSAVCCFLAAEELLAESKKASLSFCLAEPITRTPPAWGVMKHLNKKVPETAAKKSQMYGYLLDQEKDLRVLPDLPEFQLSLKPDDYTLPEADSTWDSEKWDISLKEHLKDCEETD; translated from the exons ATGGGGTGCGCGGTTTCTGTCTACCAGGtcggaaaaaagaagaagcacaAGGGCATCATCCCTGAGGTCAGCATATTTGTCCCCTCAATGCGTGTTCCTGCTCAATGTGATCTACACAGGACACTAAAGGGTGTCATTCCTAAGGATCTTGCTGATAGATTAACTTCTATAAGGAACCAGATTCTGCTCATCGCACAAGATACAG ATGTGTCTGCTATTGATGAATTACAAAAAGCGCTCGACGAGTATTTGTCTCTTCTTGTTGGCCTTACTAGAAAAG AATTCGGGAATCAAGAATTGACTGGATTCAAGTGGAAAAACTTGGAAGATGGGCAAGAG CAGGAAACCTCTGTAGCAAACTCCTGGTTTGAATTACTGTCTGTCCTTCACATGATGGCTATGTTAACATTAGTAGAGGCAAATATGAAGTTGGCACCAAGAGACATTGCTATGACTGAACGGGCTGTGTCAGGAG ATTGCATGAGGGATACTGTTGATTTGCTGCTGAAAGCATCAGGTTATTTGGATTTCTGTGTCCAAAATGTTCTTGTCCACATACCACCTGATATCAA GAACAAGTTGCCTAAACATCTGCATCAGGGTATTCTCGAAGCTACCTCAAATCAAGCACTAGCACAG GGAACTGAAATTCAATTAGGTTTGGCTCTTGAAAGTCAAAATGCTACTTTATCAGTGAAGAGGAGGCTGGCATGTGAAGCAGTAAGCTACTACGCACAG aCACTTTGCTGCTTGTCTGGAGACAATAATTTCCACAGAACAGCGAAAAAGCATCTGTTGTTCATCAAATGGAAATATCTTGAAGCAAAG GCTGCAGCTTACTACTACCACGGTATAATCATTGACAAGGGAACAGAACCATCCTGCCACGTTAGTGCAGTATGCTGTTTCCTCGCAGCAGAAGAACTACTTGCTGAGAGCAAAAAAGCCTCCTTAAGTTTCTGCCTTGCAGAACCTATCACCAG AACTCCTCCAGCATGGGGTGTTATGaaacatttaaacaaaaaagTGCCGGAAACTGCTGCCAAGAAGTCCCAAATGTATGGCTACCTTTTGGACCAAGAAAA AGATCTTCGAGTACTACCCGATCTTCCAGAATTCCAGTTGTCACTCAAACCTGACGACTACACATTGCCAGAAGCAGATTCAACATGGGATAGTGAAAAATGGGATATAAGCCTCAAAGAACATCTAAAAGATTGTGAAGAAACTGACTAG
- the LOC101246580 gene encoding probable inactive leucine-rich repeat receptor-like protein kinase At3g03770, with the protein MGFFNIFVIVLVICAFFIANTYQLQSYEIQALLQLRKHLEYPVQLDVWENYHGDFCSLTSTLHMSINCQDNSVTELKIKGDKLVKLNEFHGFAIPNQTLSEGFSIDSFVTTLTRLRSLKVLTLVSLGIWGPLPDKIHRLASLELLDMSSNFLFGSVPFQMSRLIKLHTLTLDGNFFNETFPDWFDSLHNLTILSLKNNRLKGQFPSTISKITTLTDIVLSHNVLSGKLPDLTALSKLLLLDLRENHLDSELPPLPKRLTTLLLSSNIFTGEIPVEFGTLNQLQHLDLSNNSLSGMLPAGLFSLSSISYLNLASNVLSGSLPSHLNCGGELGFVDISDNRLVGVLPSCLNTISDKRIVKVGGNCLSLDTQYQHSEGYCKQANSDKKRITGKEIALLTGVIGGIVIVVVFLLVVLLIFRRKRHAHNMVDKHIPPKVVQSTQPVPSGLLVNARVISQVANTGSQGAPSYRVFSMEELLEATENFDQSALLGEGSVGKIYKGRLENGAYIAVRSLNVYRRYSNRNLKLRLDLLSKFRHPHLVSLLGHCIDGGAPDDSTVPRIFLIYEYISNGNFRAHLSENSSRKILKWLDRLSVLIGVAKAVHFLHTGVIPSSFSNRLKTSNILLDEHNMAKLSDFGMSILMEESEKAKGDDVTSWHMTKKEDDVYNFGFILLESLVGPSVSGKGEAFLMNEMASFGSQDGRRRIVDPIVLATSSNESLSIVISITNKCISTESSTRPSFEDVLWNLQYAAQVQATADADQKSDATSPT; encoded by the exons ATGGgtttcttcaatatttttgtgataGTATTGGTTATTTGCGCTTTCTTTATAGCAAATACTTATCAGTTACAGTCCTATGAAATTCAAGCTCTTCTTCAGTTGAGGAAGCACTTGGAATATCCAGTTCAGTTGGATGTTTGGGAGAATTACCATGGAGATTTTTGCAGCTTGACTTCAACACTGCATATGAGCATTAACTGTCAAGATAACTCTGTTACTGAACTCAAAATCAAAGGAGATAAGTTAGTTAAGTTGAATGAATTTCATGGATTTGCAATTCCAAACCAAACATTATCTGAGGGTTTCTCCATTGATTCTTTTGTTACCACATTGACAAGGTTACGTAGCTTAAAGGTTCTTACTTTAGTTTCTCTTGGTATTTGGGGACCCCTTCCTGATAAAATTCATAGGTTAGCTTCACTTGAACTTTTGGATATGAGTTCAAATTTTCTATTTGGTTCTGTTCCTTTTCAGATGTCAAGATTGATTAAGCTTCATACTTTGACATTAGATGGCAACTTTTTCAATGAAACTTTCCCTGATTGGTTTGATTCATTACACAATCTTACTATATTAAGCTTGAAGAACAACAGGTTGAAGGGTCAGTTTCCTTCTACAATCTCTAAAATCACAACCCTCACTGACATTGTTCTGTCACACAATGTGCTTTCTGGTAAATTGCCCGATTTAACAGCCTTGTCTAAGTTGCTTTTGTTGGATTTAAGGGAAAATCATTTGGATTCTGAACTGCCACCCTTGCCAAAAAGACTTACCACACTTCTACTTAGCAGTAACATTTTTACGGGTGAAATCCCAGTAGAATTTGGCACACTAAATCAACTTCAACACCTTGACCTGTCGAATAATTCTCTCAGTGGAATGCTTCCTGCTGGCTTATTCTCTTTGTCTAGCATTAGTTACTTGAATTTAGCATCTAATGTTCTTAGTGGTTCACTTCCTAGCCATCTAAATTGTGGGGGTGAACTTGGTTTTGTTGATATTTCTGATAATAGATTAGTTGGTGTACTTCCTTCTTGCTTGAACACCATATCAGATAAGCGAATTGTTAAGGTCGGTGGAAATTGCTTGTCTCTTGACACTCAATATCAGCATTCAGAGGGCTATTGCAAACAAGCAAACTCGGATAAGAAACGAATTACAGGAAAAGAAATAGCATTATTAACAGGTGTCATTGGGGGGATTGTAATTGTTGTGGTGTTTCTGTTAGTTGTGCTTCTCATCTTCCGTAGAAAACGACATGCGCATAACATGGTGGATAAGCACATCCCTCCGAAAGTTGTGCAAAGTACACAGCCGGTTCCCTCTGGACTCCTAGTAAATGCCA GAGTCATTTCTCAAGTGGCAAACACAGGATCACAAGGTGCCCCATCATATCGAGTGTTCTCCATGGAAGAATTGCTAGAAGCAACAGAAAATTTTGATCAGTCAGCATTACTTGGTGAAGGTTCAGTTGGAAAA ATTTACAAGGGAAGATTAGAGAATGGAGCTTACATTGCTGTAAGGTCACTAAATGTGTACAGAAGATACTCTAACCGGAACCTCAAACTGCGATTGGACTTACTGTCAAAGTTTCGTCACCCCCATTTAGTTAGCCTTCTGGGTCACTGCATTGATGGTGGAGCACCAGATGATTCAACTGTCCCCcgaatttttctcatttatgaATATATCTCTAATGGAAACTTTCGTGCTCATCTATCAG AAAATAGTTCAAGAAAGATCCTCAAGTGGTTAGACAGGTTGTCAGTGCTGATTGGTGTTGCCAAGGCAGTGCACTTTCTTCACACAGGTGTAATTCCTTCTTCATTTAGCAACCGCTTGAAGACGAGTAACATATTGCTTGATGAGCATAACATGGCAAAACTAAGTGATTTTGGGATGTCCATTCTTATGGAAGAAAGTGAAAAG GCAAAAGGAGATGACGTCACCTCCTG GCATATGACAAAGAAAGAGGACGATGTTTATAACTTTGGTTTCATATTACTGGAATCGCTGGTTGGCCCTTCTGTCAGTGGAAAAGGAGAAGCATTTTTGATGAATGAAATG GCATCCTTTGGTAGCCAAGATGGTCGACGCAGAATTGTGGATCCAATAGTGCTAGCCACTAGCTCCAATGAGTCTTTGTCAATTGTAATATCCATCACCAACAAATGCATATCTACAGAGTCGTCAACTCGGCCCTCGTTTGAGGATGTTCTGTGGAACCTACAATATGCTGCTCAAGTTCAAGCTACAGCTGATGCAGATCAGAAATCCGATGCTACTTCACCGACATAA
- the LOC101246002 gene encoding uncharacterized protein, translated as MVSGLRAKTRKGPSVQVDYLIHIQEIKPWPPSQSLKSVRAIVIQWENGDRNGSTSQVVPFLGSGVGDGRIEFNESFKLPVTLLKEISNKGGDGNSFQKNCMEFNLYEPRRDKTVKGQPLGTAVINLAEYAVIKEGLNVSAPINCTRAYRNTTQALLFLKIQPFEKGRVSSSSSSHILTREVSIDRNGVESLSTLTSEECAEEAETASFTDDDGSSHSSVAVSSSANGSNCGSLPQGEDEAEGVKSNPGQHEDEHLLHSKKKSVDLDEKQVVKSLSDLKGSPSPSSTDLSSDLAWLSRKIGGSGSNKFSTSSENEITENSQNPRVMTKHVEPERILANSESDGEIYTPQKSDEGRVNSHPDQEGFPISHITDESKCFMNSASHFSSSENADNASTPIADRHEDVIDIVTKNGSYEGENSENYQERRQESGVYNIENYQENGKVQEIVEEEDSEDSMKNDSEKSDVNSTDSENAFTPLGNRHEDARAVVTKNGSCEGQNSENYQERENYQENEQVQEIVEEEESEDAMKNVSEESDVNSTDTDSYGAKSSILNNERLKHVKSVRSSAEPNRVRGSVRGNQLLAQDKLISTQDLGNEWKNRNAHSTILLENKLHKLEQRVKMAEGELREAAAIEVGLYSVVAEHGSSTNKVHAPARRLSRFYFHACKDDSLLKRGSAAKSAVSGLILVARACGNDVPRLTFWLSNSVVLRATISKFQRQLCLPRTTETILGEAVSKDKKKISSPLKWETFSSNVTKDDFCESFGNWEDPRTFTRALQRTEAWIFSLIVESIWWQTLTPHMQSGAAKEIRESMNSLISKVYRRTATSDNEEHGSYSSELWKKAFKDACERICPVRAGGHECGCLRFLSKLIMEQCVARLDVAMFNAILRESADEIPSDPISDPISDADVLPIPAGQASFGAGAQLKNTVGNWSRWLTDLFDIDDGESLKNSNEENGSKELDTSAKSFYLLNALSDLMMLPKDMLLSRTMRKEVCPALGPLLIRRVLNIFVPDEFCCDSIPEAVFEVLSEEPSEAEGDSVTNYPCTAAPVAYMPPPIASVAGMLGDGYSYSMLTRSASSVLKKSYTSDEELELLDSPLNFIISDGTEASHSLVKQSSMPKNSGRQRYQLLREVWINSE; from the exons ATGGTTTCGGGACTGAGGGCGAAAACTAGGAAAGGTCCCTCAGTTCAAGTAGATTATCTAATTCATATTCAGGAGATCAAACCTTGGCCTCCCTCGCAGTCATTGAAGTCGGTTCGTGCTATTGTGATCCAATGGGAAAATGGAGATAGGAATGGTTCTACTAGTCAAGTTGTCCCATTTTTAGGCTCTGGTGTTGGTGATGGAAGAATTGAGTTCAATGAGTCCTTTAAACTACCTGTGACACTACTGAAGGAAATTTCTAATAAAGGGGGTGATGGAAacagttttcaaaaaaattgcatGGAGTTCAACTTGTATGAACCCCGACGTGACAAGACAGTCAAAGGTCAACCCTTAGGAACTGCTGTTATCAATTTGGCTGAATATGCTGTTATCAAGGAGGGTTTGAATGTAAGTGCCCCTATTAATTGCACAAGGGCTTATAGGAACACTACACAGGCCCTTCTCTTCCTGAAAATCCAGCCATTTGAGAAAGGTCGCGTCAGCTCCTCATCTTCAAGTCACATTTTAACGAGGGAAGTGTCAATAGACCGTAATGGTGTTGAATCTCTGTCTACATTGACAAGTGAAGAATGTGCTGAGGAAGCTGAGACTGCCTCATTTACCGATGATGATGGTTCCTCGCACTCATCAGTTGCTGTTTCTTCTTCAGCTAATGGATCGAACTGTGGTTCACTACCACAAGGAGAG GATGAAGCTGAGGGAGTGAAAAGTAATCCTGGACAACATGAAGATGAACATCTCctacattcaaagaaaaaatctgtAGATTTGGATGAGAAGCAAGTGGTGAAATCATTATCTGATTTGAAGGGAAGTCCATCTCCCTCTTCAACTGATTTGTCTTCTGACTTGGCATGGCTCTCAAGGAAAATAGGTGGTAGTGGTAGCAATAAATTCTCAACCTCAAGTGAGAATGAAATAACTGAAAACTCTCAGAATCCGCGGGTGATGACCAAACATGTTGAACCAGAAAGAATACTGGCTAACAGTGAAAGTGATGGTGAAATATATACTCCTCAAAAATCTGATGAAGGGAGGGTCAATAGTCATCCAGATCAAGAAGGCTTTCCAATTTCACATATCACAGATGAGAGTAAATGCTTTATGAACTCAGCAAGTCATTTCTCCAGTTCTGAGAATGCTGATAATGCTTCTACTCCTATTGCGGATAGGCATGAGGATGTGATAGATATTGTTACCAAAAATGGTTCTTATGAGGGTGAAAACAGTGAGAATTATCAAGAGAGGAGGCAAGAATCTGGTGTCTATAATATAGAGAATTATCAGGAAAATGGAAAAGTACAAGAAATTGTCGAAGAGGAAGACAGTGAGGATTCTATGAAGAATGACTCAGAAAAAAGTGACGTAAATTCTACTGACTCTGAGAATGCTTTCACTCCTCTTGGAAATAGGCATGAAGATGCGAGAGCTGTTGTTACCAAGAATGGTTCTTGTGAGGGTCAAAACAGTGAGAATTATCAAGAGAGGGAGAACTATcaggaaaatgaacaagtacaagAAATAGTCGAAGAGGAAGAAAGTGAGGATGCTATGAAGAATGTCTCAGAAGAAAGTGATGTAAATTCTACTGACACGGACAGTTATGGAGCAAAGAGTAGTATCCTGAATAATGAGAGATTAAAGCATGTAAAGTCAGTTAGGTCATCAGCAGAACCTAATAGAGTAAGAGGGTCTGTCAGGGGCAATCAACTTTTAGCACAAGATAAATTGATTAGTACTCAAGATTTAGGAAATGAGTGGAAAAATCGAAATGCGCATTCAACAATTCTTTTGGAAAACAAACTCCATAAGTTGGAGCAAAGAGTAAAGATGGCAGAAGGAGAATTGAGAGAAGCTGCTGCAATTGAAGTTGGCCTCTATTCGGTTGTTGCAGAGCATGGGAGTTCCACAAATAAGGTACATGCTCCTGCAAGACGTCTGTCGAGGTTCTATTTCCATGCCTGTAAAGATGACTCTCTATTGAAAAGGGGATCTGCTGCTAAAAGTGCTGTCTCTGGATTAATTTTGGTTGCAAGAGCATGTGGAAATGATGTTCCAAG GTTAACTTTCTGGTTATCAAATTCGGTGGTGCTGAGAGCAACTATAAGCAAATTCCAGCGGCAGCTGTGTTTGCCCCGTACTACTGAAACTATTCTTGGAGAGGCTGTTTCCAAGGACAAGAAGAAGATATCTTCTCCACTTAAGTGGGAGACTTTTTCCAGCAATGTTACAAAGGATGATTTTTGTGAAAGTTTTGGTAATTGGGAGGACCCTCGTACATTTACGAGAGCACTTCAGAGAACAGAGGCCTGGATATTCTCCCTTATCGTTGAATCTATTTGGTGGCAG ACTCTCACTCCACATATGCAATCTGGTGCTGCAAAAGAAATCCGCGAAAGTATGAATTCTTTGATAAGCAAAGTTTATAGAAGGACAGCAACTTCAGATAATGAAGAGCATGGAAGTTATTCTTCAGAGCTTTGGAAGAAAGCCTTCAAGGATGCATGTGAAAGAATTTGCCCTGTTAGAGCTGGAGGGCACGAGTGTGGTTGTTTGCGTTTTCTATCTAAACTG ATAATGGAACAATGTGTGGCTAGACTGGATGTAGCTATGTTCAATGCAATCCTTCGAGAGTCTGCTGATGAGATTCCTTCAGATCCTATATCAGACCCCATTAGTGATGCCGATGTTCTTCCTATTCCAGCTGGACAGGCTAGTTTTGGGGCGGGGGCACAACTGAAAAATACG GTTGGGAATTGGTCCAGATGGCTTACTGACCTTTTCGACATTGATGATGGGGAATCACTAAAAAATAGTAATGAAGAGAATGGGAGTAAAGAACTTGACACCTCTGCAAAGTCTTTCTACCTTCTAAATGCATTGAGTGATCTTATGATGCTTCCAAAGGATATGCTTTTAAGCAGGACAATGAGAAAAGAG GTATGTCCGGCACTTGGTCCTTTGCTAATAAGAAGGGTTCTTAATATATTTGTTCCAGATGAGTTTTGTTGTGATTCAATACCTGAAGCGGTATTTGAAGTTCTCTCAGAG